One Solirubrobacter pauli DNA window includes the following coding sequences:
- a CDS encoding ABC transporter substrate-binding protein, protein MFRRSHVALVAACAAFAACGSESASNDAAGGGNSSNAAEEGGGGGGGGEPIKIGFLSDCEGAFGSFFEPTASGANLALIKYAGAKPSGEKPTDGVTGATIAGKPVEIVGYGCADDTADKAIEETRRLMEQEDADILIGPLSGDEGIAVANYAKEHPDKTFVNGIAGAQDSTLKVQAPNFFRFHPDGAQWSAGLGDYAYNKLGWKKAAIIGDDYSFPYTSLAGFVAEYCAIGGQVTKRVWAPLGEEDYSSYISQIPKDVDGLYVGIGGSGLISFIKQYEEQRGRVDTERMLGNVFWDDPLVLKEVGKSLVGGVTSAMTAADSDSPDVAAYIQGLKDNYGDEIAGAGPSVFTYGYYTGMAALITALEAVGGDVADQSKLQAELAKVTLTGDKAPWGDVKLDSNRQAISNVFLKKIVEDTTGDGVPDVQTFAQVNDVDQTFNGAFSADTPAPDRENPKCEAGEAPPWVGQAEDVSFSK, encoded by the coding sequence ATGTTCCGACGTTCACACGTCGCGCTGGTCGCTGCCTGCGCCGCCTTCGCGGCCTGCGGGTCCGAGAGCGCGAGCAACGACGCCGCCGGCGGCGGCAACAGCAGCAACGCGGCCGAAGAGGGCGGTGGCGGTGGCGGTGGCGGCGAGCCGATCAAGATCGGCTTCCTGTCGGACTGCGAGGGCGCGTTCGGCTCGTTCTTCGAGCCGACGGCCTCGGGCGCGAACCTCGCGCTGATCAAGTACGCGGGCGCCAAGCCGAGCGGTGAGAAGCCGACCGACGGCGTGACCGGCGCGACCATCGCCGGCAAGCCCGTGGAGATCGTCGGCTACGGCTGCGCGGACGACACGGCCGATAAGGCGATCGAGGAGACCCGCCGCCTGATGGAGCAGGAGGACGCCGACATCCTGATCGGCCCGCTCAGCGGCGACGAGGGCATCGCGGTCGCCAACTACGCCAAGGAGCACCCGGACAAGACGTTCGTCAACGGCATCGCCGGCGCGCAGGACTCGACGCTGAAGGTGCAGGCTCCGAACTTCTTCCGCTTCCATCCGGACGGGGCGCAGTGGTCCGCCGGCCTCGGCGACTACGCGTACAACAAGCTCGGCTGGAAGAAGGCCGCGATCATCGGCGACGACTACTCGTTCCCGTACACGTCGCTCGCCGGCTTCGTCGCCGAGTACTGCGCGATCGGCGGTCAGGTCACCAAGCGCGTGTGGGCGCCGCTGGGCGAGGAGGACTACTCCTCCTACATCTCGCAGATCCCCAAGGACGTCGACGGCCTGTACGTCGGCATCGGCGGCTCGGGCCTGATCAGCTTCATCAAGCAGTACGAGGAGCAGCGCGGCCGCGTCGACACCGAGCGGATGCTGGGCAACGTCTTCTGGGACGACCCGCTGGTGCTCAAGGAGGTCGGCAAGTCGCTCGTCGGCGGCGTCACCTCCGCGATGACCGCGGCCGACTCGGACTCGCCCGACGTCGCGGCCTACATCCAGGGCCTCAAGGACAACTACGGCGACGAGATCGCCGGCGCCGGTCCGTCGGTGTTTACGTACGGCTACTACACGGGCATGGCCGCGCTGATCACGGCGCTCGAGGCCGTCGGCGGCGACGTCGCCGACCAGAGCAAGCTGCAGGCCGAGCTGGCCAAGGTCACGCTCACCGGCGACAAGGCCCCGTGGGGCGACGTCAAGCTCGACAGCAACCGCCAGGCGATCTCGAACGTCTTCCTCAAGAAGATCGTCGAGGACACGACCGGCGACGGCGTGCCGGACGTGCAGACGTTCGCCCAGGTCAACGACGTCGACCAGACGTTCAACGGCGCCTTCTCCGCCGACACCCCCGCGCCTGACCGCGAGAACCCCAAGTGCGAGGCCGGCGAGGCCCCGCCGTGGGTCGGCCAGGCCGAA
- a CDS encoding Gfo/Idh/MocA family protein, with protein MIGLGFGAEFIPIYQRHPQAELAAICRRDRAGLDAVGDQYGIEKRYTDYRELLQDPDIDAVHINSPIPDHAWMTLEALEAGKHVACTVPMATSIEDCQAIVEAVERTGLKYMMMETVVYAREYLYIKELYDTGALGKLQFLQASHMQDMDGWPDYWPGLPPMWYATHCVGPMLALTDATAEVVSCFGSGTIREDLIEHYGSPFAVESAHIKLQDSDVSARIYRSLFDVARQYRESIDVYGSKQAFEWTLIEGGKHVLHTAKKPEPEIPEEIDVPDFAHRLPEPIQRFTTKGVYDDEDETHLSFTQGAGHGGSHPHLVHEFVSALAEARAPFPDARRSANWTCVGLCAHESALKGGELVRLPEFTLRPEAVAG; from the coding sequence ATGATCGGACTCGGCTTCGGTGCCGAGTTCATCCCGATCTACCAGCGGCACCCGCAGGCCGAGCTGGCCGCGATCTGCCGGCGTGACCGCGCGGGGCTGGACGCGGTCGGCGACCAGTACGGCATCGAGAAGCGCTACACGGACTACCGCGAGCTGCTGCAGGACCCCGACATCGACGCGGTCCACATCAACTCGCCGATCCCCGACCACGCGTGGATGACGCTGGAGGCGCTTGAGGCCGGCAAGCACGTCGCGTGCACGGTGCCGATGGCGACCTCGATCGAGGACTGCCAGGCGATCGTCGAGGCGGTCGAGCGGACCGGCCTGAAGTACATGATGATGGAGACGGTCGTCTACGCCCGCGAGTACCTCTACATCAAGGAGCTCTACGACACGGGCGCGCTCGGCAAGCTGCAGTTCCTGCAGGCCAGCCACATGCAGGACATGGACGGCTGGCCCGACTACTGGCCCGGCCTGCCGCCGATGTGGTACGCCACGCACTGCGTCGGTCCGATGCTCGCGCTCACCGACGCGACCGCCGAGGTGGTCTCGTGCTTCGGCTCGGGCACGATCCGCGAGGACCTGATCGAGCACTACGGCAGCCCGTTCGCCGTCGAGTCCGCGCACATCAAGCTGCAGGACTCCGACGTCAGCGCGCGCATCTACCGCAGCCTGTTCGACGTCGCCCGCCAGTACCGCGAGAGCATCGACGTCTACGGCTCCAAGCAGGCGTTCGAGTGGACGCTGATCGAGGGCGGCAAGCACGTGCTGCACACGGCCAAGAAGCCCGAGCCGGAGATCCCCGAGGAGATCGACGTCCCCGACTTCGCGCACCGGCTCCCCGAGCCGATCCAGCGCTTCACGACCAAGGGCGTCTACGACGACGAGGACGAGACGCACCTGAGCTTCACGCAGGGCGCGGGCCACGGCGGCTCGCACCCGCACCTCGTGCACGAGTTCGTGTCCGCGCTGGCCGAGGCCCGCGCGCCGTTCCCGGACGCGCGCCGCTCGGCCAACTGGACGTGCGTCGGCCTGTGCGCGCACGAGTCCGCGCTCAAGGGCGGCGAGCTGGTCCGCCTGCCCGAGTTCACCTTGCGGCCGGAGGCCGTCGCGGGCTGA
- a CDS encoding branched-chain amino acid ABC transporter permease, producing the protein MNPAVSTKRIAWPALAVAVGLFAVAPLFVSDFFVSAILTKTLWLGIAAASLIFLAAYGGMVSLAQVGIYGIAGMAYANLVLADGGAGTAINPYLALVLALLIATLVGLGFGWIAARSEGIYFLMITLAFSVLVYYFFSQVTGLSGFGGINSVDLPGIVGSPEQDPLPRYLLTLVVATLVFLGLGALSRTAFGLGMQGVRDEPARMRALGFDVTLHRTLAFGIAAFVAGIAGVLSVFYNTRITPGSINLAQTIDVLIVAVIGGLYRLEGAWLGALTYALIDNYSREWVPEVGNVLGPARFNTLIGVLFLVIVLASPGGLIGIWDSLRAKVRTPRRTPAPTPVPQTTE; encoded by the coding sequence ATGAACCCGGCGGTGTCCACCAAGCGGATCGCGTGGCCGGCCCTGGCCGTCGCCGTGGGGCTGTTCGCGGTCGCGCCGCTGTTCGTCAGCGACTTCTTCGTCAGCGCGATCCTCACGAAGACGCTGTGGCTCGGCATCGCCGCGGCGAGCCTGATCTTCCTCGCCGCGTACGGCGGGATGGTCTCGCTCGCGCAGGTCGGCATCTACGGCATCGCGGGCATGGCCTACGCGAACCTCGTGCTCGCCGACGGCGGCGCGGGCACCGCGATCAACCCGTACCTGGCGCTCGTGCTCGCGCTGCTGATCGCGACGCTCGTGGGCCTCGGCTTCGGCTGGATCGCCGCCCGCAGCGAGGGCATCTACTTCCTGATGATCACGCTGGCCTTCAGCGTCCTCGTCTACTACTTCTTCAGCCAGGTCACCGGGCTCTCGGGGTTCGGTGGCATCAACAGCGTCGACCTGCCCGGGATCGTCGGCTCGCCCGAGCAGGACCCGCTGCCGCGCTACCTGCTCACGCTCGTGGTGGCCACGCTCGTCTTCCTCGGCCTCGGCGCGCTGTCGCGGACCGCGTTCGGGCTCGGCATGCAGGGCGTCCGCGACGAGCCCGCGCGGATGCGCGCGCTGGGCTTCGACGTGACGCTGCACCGCACGCTCGCCTTCGGCATCGCCGCCTTCGTGGCGGGCATCGCCGGCGTGCTGAGCGTCTTCTACAACACGCGCATCACGCCGGGCTCGATCAACCTCGCGCAGACGATCGACGTGCTGATCGTGGCCGTGATCGGCGGCCTGTACCGGCTCGAGGGTGCGTGGCTGGGCGCGCTCACCTACGCGCTGATCGACAACTACTCGCGTGAGTGGGTCCCGGAGGTCGGCAACGTCCTCGGCCCCGCGCGGTTCAACACGCTGATCGGCGTGCTGTTCCTGGTCATCGTCCTCGCGTCCCCCGGCGGCCTGATCGGCATCTGGGACTCGTTGCGGGCCAAGGTCAGGACGCCCCGCCGCACCCCGGCACCGACGCCGGTGCCACAGACGACCGAATAG
- a CDS encoding ROK family transcriptional regulator has protein sequence MASTNPSPLRLARTGEVLDLLRRGAAETTADLAATMGLARSTVTERLDVLLKHGLIVSVGETSGARGRPASRLAFNASAGVTLAAQVGMSGMLMAVTNLAADVLWYRKVDIDVSEGPEALLRDLERHFDEGLAEVGGDAGRLYGLGIGMPGDLEIAGTGATTAQWRSFPLADRLRERYERPVFTDRDVNFLALGEHRTSWPDARVFLCLKVGTVIACGLIIDGQVVRGATGLLGEIGHTKVHGHEAPCTCGSRGCLNTVAGGAALAARLHEHGFDIRTAREVSELANRGVLEAVQEVREAGRQIGDVVAGAINLLNPDVIAVWGYLVDAGDQFLVGMQEAIYKTALPAAARAVTLARSPYGDDAGLRGAALTVIEHTLDPDAIDAFVTESAAA, from the coding sequence GTGGCGTCAACGAATCCGAGCCCCCTCCGCCTGGCCCGCACCGGCGAGGTGCTGGACCTCCTCCGCCGCGGTGCGGCCGAGACGACCGCCGACCTGGCCGCGACCATGGGTCTCGCCCGCTCGACGGTCACCGAGCGCCTCGACGTGCTGCTCAAGCACGGCCTGATCGTCAGCGTGGGGGAGACGAGCGGCGCGCGCGGCCGGCCCGCCAGCCGCCTGGCGTTCAACGCCTCGGCGGGGGTGACGCTCGCCGCCCAGGTCGGCATGAGCGGCATGTTGATGGCGGTGACGAACCTCGCCGCCGACGTGCTCTGGTACCGCAAGGTCGACATCGACGTCAGCGAAGGCCCCGAGGCGCTGCTGCGCGATCTCGAGCGCCACTTCGACGAGGGCCTCGCCGAGGTGGGCGGGGACGCTGGGCGCCTGTACGGGCTCGGCATCGGCATGCCGGGCGACCTCGAGATCGCCGGCACGGGCGCCACGACCGCGCAGTGGCGCTCCTTCCCGCTCGCGGACCGGCTGCGCGAGCGCTACGAGCGCCCCGTGTTCACCGACCGCGACGTGAACTTCCTCGCCCTCGGGGAGCACCGCACCTCCTGGCCCGACGCCCGCGTCTTCCTCTGCCTGAAGGTCGGCACGGTGATCGCCTGCGGTCTGATCATCGACGGCCAGGTGGTGCGTGGCGCGACCGGCCTGCTGGGCGAGATCGGCCACACGAAGGTCCACGGCCACGAGGCCCCGTGCACGTGCGGCTCGCGCGGCTGCCTGAACACGGTCGCCGGCGGCGCCGCGCTCGCGGCCCGCCTGCATGAGCACGGCTTCGACATCCGCACCGCCCGCGAGGTGTCCGAGCTCGCCAACCGCGGCGTGCTCGAGGCCGTCCAGGAGGTGCGCGAGGCCGGTCGCCAGATCGGCGACGTCGTCGCGGGCGCGATCAACCTGCTCAACCCCGACGTGATCGCGGTCTGGGGCTACCTCGTGGACGCCGGCGACCAGTTCCTGGTCGGCATGCAGGAGGCGATCTACAAGACCGCGCTGCCGGCGGCGGCCCGCGCGGTCACCTTGGCCCGCTCGCCCTACGGCGACGACGCGGGCCTGCGCGGCGCCGCTCTCACGGTGATCGAGCACACCCTGGACCCCGACGCGATCGACGCGTTCGTGACGGAATCCGCCGCCGCTTGA
- a CDS encoding Tm-1-like ATP-binding domain-containing protein translates to MSIALVAALDTKAEDAAFLASRLRSRGHEVVVVDVGVLGEPGLPVDVPRAVVARAGGSSIEALVARRDRSTAVAVMTRGAAHVLADLHARGPLAGALAIGGGAGTTIGATALRALPLGLPKVVLTTLAAETGRFVGTSDVVLFPSIVDVAGVNRISRVSYARAADALAGMVEGAPEPPASERDRPLVAATMFGVTTPCVQRAKDRLEAAGCEVLVFHACGAGGRMMERLVDDGLVDAVLDITTTEWADEVVGGILTAGPHRLEAAARAGIPQVVSLGATDMVNFGPLRTVPSRLRGRCLYEHTADSTLLRVTPEEATEIGRAIGRKLRGAGDHATVVVPRRGVSALDDAGAPFDDPRARAALAAAVRGELAGTAVQYEEHDLHINDDVFADRLAQRVLEQLEAVGHAPRGEPAQAR, encoded by the coding sequence GTGAGCATCGCCCTCGTCGCCGCGCTGGACACCAAGGCCGAGGACGCCGCCTTCCTGGCGTCCCGGCTGCGGTCGCGCGGCCACGAGGTCGTCGTGGTCGACGTCGGCGTGCTGGGTGAGCCCGGACTGCCCGTGGACGTGCCGCGCGCGGTGGTGGCGCGCGCGGGCGGGAGCTCGATCGAGGCGCTCGTCGCGCGCCGTGACCGCTCGACCGCGGTGGCGGTGATGACGCGCGGCGCGGCACACGTGCTCGCCGACCTGCACGCGCGCGGGCCGCTGGCGGGCGCGCTCGCGATCGGCGGCGGCGCGGGCACGACGATCGGGGCGACCGCGCTGCGGGCGCTCCCGCTCGGGCTGCCGAAGGTCGTGCTCACGACGCTCGCCGCCGAGACGGGCCGCTTCGTCGGCACGAGCGACGTGGTGCTGTTCCCGTCGATCGTCGACGTCGCGGGCGTGAACCGCATCTCGCGCGTCTCATACGCGCGCGCGGCGGACGCGCTGGCCGGCATGGTCGAGGGCGCGCCGGAGCCGCCGGCCTCCGAGCGCGACCGGCCGCTCGTCGCCGCGACCATGTTCGGCGTCACGACGCCTTGCGTGCAGCGCGCCAAGGATCGGCTGGAGGCGGCCGGGTGCGAGGTGCTCGTCTTCCACGCGTGCGGCGCGGGCGGGCGGATGATGGAGCGCCTCGTCGACGACGGCCTCGTCGACGCCGTCCTGGACATCACCACCACCGAGTGGGCCGACGAGGTCGTCGGCGGCATCCTCACCGCCGGCCCGCACCGGCTCGAGGCCGCGGCGCGCGCCGGCATCCCCCAGGTCGTCTCGCTCGGCGCGACCGACATGGTCAACTTCGGCCCGCTGCGCACGGTGCCGTCGCGCCTGCGCGGGCGCTGCCTGTACGAGCACACCGCCGACTCCACGCTGCTGCGGGTCACGCCCGAGGAGGCGACCGAGATCGGCCGCGCGATCGGCCGCAAGCTCCGCGGCGCGGGCGATCACGCGACGGTGGTGGTGCCGCGCCGGGGCGTCTCCGCGCTCGACGACGCCGGCGCGCCGTTCGACGATCCCCGCGCCCGCGCCGCGCTCGCGGCCGCCGTCCGCGGCGAGCTCGCCGGCACCGCCGTGCAGTACGAGGAGCACGACCTGCACATCAACGACGACGTGTTCGCGGACCGCCTCGCCCAGCGGGTGCTCGAGCAGCTCGAAGCCGTCGGCCACGCGCCCCGCGGCGAACCCGCCCAGGCGCGGTAG
- a CDS encoding sugar phosphate isomerase/epimerase family protein, producing MNQIGASTWIWTSPFSDSDLPLVARARALGFDVVEVAVEDPDAFSVERLRSAGEDAGVGFTVCGAIGPDRDLSHEDPAVRANAIAYVERCIEIAAALGAPHFVGPLYAAVGRTRIAEPHEREAQRGLAVESLKVVAEHAAAHGVRLGVEPLNRFETDLINTAEQALELVDRVGSEHVGVLLDTFHMNIDEKSIGDAVRLVGDRLLQVHTCENDRGTPGTGHFPWGDLFEALRDIDFQGPLVIESFTPGIEEIAKAVSLWRPLDAPSDELAERGAAFLRASLTPPIAA from the coding sequence ATGAACCAGATTGGGGCGTCGACGTGGATTTGGACGTCGCCGTTCAGCGATAGCGATCTACCGCTGGTCGCCCGCGCGCGTGCGCTCGGGTTCGACGTGGTCGAGGTGGCGGTCGAGGACCCGGACGCGTTCAGCGTCGAGCGCCTGCGCTCGGCCGGCGAGGACGCCGGCGTCGGCTTCACCGTCTGCGGGGCGATCGGCCCGGACCGCGACCTCTCGCACGAGGACCCGGCGGTGCGCGCGAACGCGATCGCCTACGTCGAGCGTTGCATCGAGATCGCGGCCGCCCTCGGCGCGCCGCACTTCGTCGGCCCGCTCTACGCGGCCGTCGGCCGGACGCGGATCGCCGAGCCGCACGAGCGCGAGGCGCAGCGCGGGCTCGCCGTCGAGAGCCTGAAGGTCGTCGCCGAGCACGCGGCCGCGCACGGCGTGCGCCTCGGCGTCGAGCCGCTCAACCGGTTCGAGACCGACCTGATCAACACGGCCGAGCAGGCGCTCGAGCTGGTCGACCGCGTCGGCAGCGAGCACGTCGGCGTGCTGCTCGACACGTTCCACATGAACATCGACGAGAAGTCGATCGGGGACGCCGTCCGGCTGGTCGGCGACCGCCTGCTGCAGGTGCACACGTGCGAGAACGACCGCGGCACGCCGGGCACCGGGCACTTCCCGTGGGGCGACCTGTTCGAGGCGCTGCGGGACATCGACTTCCAGGGGCCGCTCGTGATCGAGTCGTTCACGCCCGGCATCGAGGAGATCGCCAAGGCCGTGAGCCTGTGGCGCCCGCTCGACGCGCCGAGCGACGAGCTGGCCGAGCGCGGCGCGGCGTTCCTGCGCGCATCCCTGACCCCGCCGATCGCGGCTTGA
- a CDS encoding branched-chain amino acid ABC transporter permease gives MQQFVTVTLNGLTLAALYFVVASGFTLIFGLMRVVNMAHGSLYLLGGYIALEIQTRWFTSDSGLGLSLSGASDSEYSVWAWLVPLILATLIIGVIGVVLQQVFLRWNQGQDLRQALITIALSVILADQMLAYWGGISKDIAAPSAWPTSITLPGEVRFGFFRGVVVLSAAILIGLALYLIIKRTRFGKIVRAGVDDRDMVSALGINVNRVFIGMFFLGALLAGIGGVLGGTMISLAPGQDTAFLLNSLIVVIIGGMGSLGGAAIGALALGLVDAYADVYLVFGDLDLTNYSIIVTFALLVGVLAFRPLGLYGRPA, from the coding sequence ATGCAGCAGTTCGTCACCGTCACCCTCAACGGGCTCACGCTCGCCGCGCTGTACTTCGTGGTGGCGAGCGGGTTCACGTTGATCTTCGGGCTCATGCGCGTGGTCAACATGGCGCACGGCTCGCTGTACCTGCTCGGGGGCTACATCGCGCTGGAGATCCAGACGCGCTGGTTCACCAGCGACAGCGGCCTCGGGCTCAGCCTCAGCGGCGCGTCCGACAGCGAGTACAGCGTCTGGGCGTGGCTCGTCCCGCTCATCCTCGCGACGCTGATCATCGGCGTGATCGGCGTCGTGCTCCAGCAGGTGTTCCTGCGCTGGAACCAGGGGCAGGACCTGCGGCAGGCGCTGATCACCATCGCGCTGAGCGTCATCCTGGCCGACCAGATGCTCGCCTACTGGGGCGGCATCTCCAAGGACATCGCCGCGCCGTCCGCGTGGCCGACGTCGATCACGCTCCCGGGCGAGGTGCGCTTCGGCTTCTTCCGCGGGGTGGTCGTGCTGAGCGCCGCGATCCTGATCGGCCTCGCGCTCTACCTGATCATCAAGCGCACGCGCTTCGGCAAGATCGTGCGCGCCGGCGTCGACGACCGCGACATGGTCTCCGCGCTCGGGATCAACGTCAACCGCGTGTTCATCGGCATGTTCTTCCTCGGCGCGCTGCTGGCGGGGATCGGTGGCGTGCTCGGCGGCACGATGATCTCGCTCGCGCCGGGCCAGGACACGGCCTTCCTGTTGAACTCGCTGATCGTCGTGATCATCGGTGGGATGGGCTCGCTGGGCGGCGCCGCGATCGGCGCGCTCGCCCTCGGACTCGTCGACGCCTACGCGGACGTGTACCTCGTCTTCGGCGACCTGGACCTGACGAACTACTCGATCATCGTCACGTTCGCGCTGCTGGTCGGCGTGCTCGCCTTCCGCCCGCTCGGGCTCTACGGGAGGCCGGCATGA
- a CDS encoding phosphoenolpyruvate hydrolase family protein yields MQYARQEIVDRLRGQIDRKQAIVCAGAGTGISAKFIERGGADLIIVYSSGRFRMAGHSSMCGLLALGDANAIVMEMGEREILPVVQRTPVIAGVNGTDPTRVMRRFLSGVADAGFSGVNNFPTVGLFDGRFRKELEASDLGFSREVEMISIAHALGLFTIVYVFTPQEAAAMAAAGADAVIAHMGLTVGGSIGMSSEEAMTLDASCELVQAIGESALAERPETIVLCHGGPIATPDDAAYVMGRSNAVGFVGASSMERLPVEEAVSSTTEHFKSIPIGL; encoded by the coding sequence GTGCAGTACGCGAGGCAGGAGATCGTCGACCGGCTGAGAGGCCAGATCGACCGCAAGCAGGCGATCGTCTGCGCAGGGGCGGGCACGGGGATCTCCGCGAAGTTCATCGAGCGCGGTGGCGCCGACCTGATCATCGTCTACAGCTCCGGCCGGTTCCGGATGGCCGGCCACAGCTCGATGTGCGGCCTGCTCGCGCTCGGTGACGCCAACGCGATCGTGATGGAGATGGGCGAGCGCGAGATCCTCCCGGTCGTGCAGCGGACGCCGGTGATCGCCGGCGTCAACGGCACCGACCCGACGCGCGTGATGCGCCGCTTCCTCAGCGGCGTCGCCGACGCGGGCTTCTCGGGCGTGAACAACTTCCCCACCGTCGGCCTGTTCGACGGACGCTTCCGCAAGGAGCTGGAGGCGTCGGACCTCGGCTTCTCGCGCGAAGTCGAGATGATCTCGATCGCGCATGCGCTCGGGCTGTTCACGATCGTCTACGTCTTCACGCCGCAGGAGGCGGCCGCGATGGCGGCGGCCGGGGCCGACGCGGTGATCGCGCACATGGGCCTCACCGTCGGCGGGAGCATCGGCATGAGCAGCGAGGAGGCGATGACGCTCGACGCGTCGTGCGAGCTCGTGCAGGCGATCGGCGAGTCGGCGCTCGCCGAGCGACCGGAGACGATCGTGCTGTGCCATGGTGGCCCGATCGCCACCCCGGACGACGCCGCGTACGTGATGGGCCGCTCGAACGCGGTCGGGTTCGTCGGCGCGTCGAGCATGGAGCGCCTCCCGGTCGAGGAGGCCGTCTCCTCCACCACCGAGCACTTCAAATCGATCCCGATCGGCCTGTGA